In Juglans regia cultivar Chandler chromosome 5, Walnut 2.0, whole genome shotgun sequence, the following are encoded in one genomic region:
- the LOC108987710 gene encoding protein NRT1/ PTR FAMILY 5.4-like, with protein MDSSVALELIGNGAKEANIKVSTQRRSASRGGGGWNAAIFIIFVEVAERFAFYGISGNLITYLTKELHQPTATAVKNVNTWVGVSTLFPVLGAFIADSFMGRFKTILISSVTFLLGTVLLTLSVSVIPLHCREALFFTALYILSVGEGGHKPCVQTFAADQFYEDSPEKRKEKSSFFNWWYLGIVAAATAATLLLIYLQDNIGWTLGFGVLVAVLGVALVIFMLGINRYRKELGPVGSPFTRVVQVFVAATRKWRLKRTSCDGWDHVFYNQTCGTHLDGDQQYNTRIIARTNQFRFLDKATIIDNIDASSKTLNPWRLCSVDQVEDVKLVLRLIPIWFSCIFFHVVQTQTHTYFTKQGSTMIRSIGISHFQIPPASLQGLTGITILIVVPIYERVFVPIARKFTGHPSGITVLQRIGVGLFLSILNMVVAALVEAERVSTAKENNLLDNPKATVPMAIWWLLPQYTICGFSDAFTVVGLQELFYDEMPEAMRSMGAAAYISLIGVGSFITNVIISVVQAISSRYGEKWLGDNLNRAYLDYFYWVLAGLSALSLCVFLWNAMRLVYKDVEGGKNKVPMGHKLRPEGHV; from the exons ATGGATAGCTCTGTAGCACTGGAGTTGATTGGAAATGGTGCCAAAGAGGCAAATATCAAAGTCTCCACACAGCGAAGATCAGCCTCCAGGGGTGGCGGTGGCTGGAATGCTGCCATTTTCATCATCT TCGTCGAGGTAGCTGAGCGATTTGCTTTCTACGGCATCTCCGGCAACCTCATCACCTACCTCACGAAAGAACTCCATCAGCCCACAGCCACCGCAGTTAAGAATGTCAACACCTGGGTTGGCGTCTCAACACTCTTCCCGGTGCTCGGAGCCTTCATCGCGGACTCCTTTATGGGTCGCTTCAAGACCATCCTAATCTCCTCCGTCACTTTTCTCTTG GGGACGGTTCTATTGACTTTATCGGTCTCGGTGATCCCTTTGCATTGTCGTGAAGCATTGTTTTTTACAGCCCTTTACATACTCTCCGTCGGCGAAGGCGGGCACAAGCCATGCGTGCAAACCTTTGCTGCCGACCAGTTTTACGAGGACTCGCcggagaagagaaaggaaaagagctCGTTTTTCAACTGGTGGTATTTGGGGATAGTCGCTGCCGCCACTGCCGCCACACTGCTGCTAATCTATCTGCAG GACAATATTGGGTGGACTTTAGGGTTTGGAGTGTTGGTAGCTGTTTTGGGAGTGGCACTGGTAATATTCATGCTGGGAATCAACAGGTACCGGAAGGAGCTGGGTCCCGTGGGGAGCCCATTCACCAGGGTGGTGCAAGTGTTTGTGGCGGCTACTCGAAAGTGGCGCTTGAAAAGGACGTCATGTGATGGTTGGGATCATGTGTTCTACAACCAAACATGTGGGACTCACTTGGATGGTGATCAGCAATATAACACGCGAATTATCGCTCGGACTAATCAATTTAG GTTTTTGGACAAGGCAACAATCATAGACAACATCGATGCATCcagcaaaaccctaaatcctTGGAGGCTATGCTCCGTAGACCAAGTTGAAGATGTAAAGCTCGTGCTCCGCCTCATCCCCATATGGTTCAGCTGCATATTTTTCCACGTAGTCCAAACCCAAACCCACACCTACTTCACCAAGCAAGGCAGTACGATGATCAGGTCGATCGGAATATCCCACTTTCAGATTCCTCCGGCATCACTTCAGGGCCTCACCGGCATCACAATCCTAATCGTCGTTCCGATCTATGAGCGAGTTTTCGTCCCAATCGCCAGAAAATTTACGGGACACCCATCGGGCATTACTGTGCTACAAAGGATAGGAGTTGGCCTATTTCTATCCATTCTCAACATGGTCGTGGCTGCTCTAGTGGAAGCCGAAAGGGTCAGCACTGCCAAAGAAAATAACCTTTTGGATAACCCGAAAGCAACAGTACCAATGGCGATCTGGTGGTTGCTCCCACAGTACACCATCTGTGGTTTTTCCGATGCATTCACCGTCGTCGGACTCCAAGAACTGTTCTACGATGAAATGCCGGAGGCAATGAGAAGCATGGGAGCAGCAGCTTACATTAGTTTGATTGGAGTTGGAAGCTTTATTACCAATGTTATCATATCTGTTGTGCAGGCAATCAGCTCAAGGTATGGCGAAAAATGGCTTGGCGACAATCTGAATCGAGCATACCTTGATTATTTCTACTGGGTGTTGGCAGGGTTGAGCGCTTTGAGTCTGTGTGTTTTTTTATGGAATGCCATGCGCCTTGTCTATAAAGATGTTGAGGGGGGTAAAAATAAGGTACCAATGGGCCACAAGTTGAGACCGGAGGGCCATGTTTGA
- the LOC118343671 gene encoding putative disease resistance protein At3g14460: protein MGRLKCLQTLTKFIVSKHNGSRIGELGKLLKLKGKLSIWDLQNVESVKDALDANLKDRNYLEELVLQWNDTSDKLNISDIQRGVLENLQPHKNLKRLTINNYDGESFPNWIGLPLFSNITYLDLRNCKYCCALPPLGQLSSLNELFIDGFDEVVKVGPEFYGNNSSTMKPFGMLKSLRLENMSKWEEWFPFCAENEGGAFPRLEKLYIVMCPELRGRLPVHLPSLVKLEISKCSHLESSLPIELFPKLTRLDIIGCKDLESLAVSEQHEHDGITDLNSCLHTLIIDRGLSLISLPRGDSLSALKMLLINDCKKLELPMHRQYSSLSELSLTASCDSLTFFPLDLFPKLKSIKIYGCMNLKSLEQHGRDSVISQIKIHNCPNFVSFPKGGLRAPALTKFSIGGFNSLRSMPDKMHLLLPSLQSLEILDCPEVESFPEGGLPSNLKEITIHRCNKLNESRMGWGLQKLSSLVSLKIDGETEDVESFPGIGLLPSSLTHPGIYEFTHLKCLDNEGFQHLTFFNNWRSVAAPTSSTCQKRACLPPLTY from the coding sequence ATGGGTAGACTAAAATGTCTCCAGACATTGACAAAATTTATTGTCAGCAAGCATAATGGGTCTCGCATAGGAGAATTGGGGAAACTTTTAAAACTCAAGGGAAAGCTTTCAATTTGGGATCTCCAAAATGTTGAATCTGTTAAGGATGCTTTGGATGCAAACTTGAAGGATAGGAATTACCTTGAAGAGTTGGTGTTACAATGGAATGATACTtcagataaattaaatatttcagaCATTCAAAGAGGTGTGCTCGAAAATCTCCAACCCCATAAAAACTTGAAACGTCTCACCATCAACAACTATGACGGGGAAAGTTTTCCAAATTGGATAGGGCTTCCTTTATTCTCTAATATTACCTATCTTGATCTAAGAAATTGCAAATATTGTTGTGCTTTGCCGCCACTTGGGCAGCTTTCTTCTCTGAATGAACTCTTTATTGACGGATTTGATGAAGTTGTTAAAGTGGGACCTGAGTTTTATGGAAATAATTCTTCTACAATGAAGCCATTTGGAATGTTGAAGTCTCTAAGGTTGGAGAATATGTCCAAGTGGGAGGAATGGTTTCCTTTTTGTGCTGAAAATGAAGGTGGAGCTTTTCCTCGACTTGAAAAGTTATATATTGTGATGTGCCCCGAGCTGAGAGGAAGGTTGCCTGTACATCTTCCTTCATTAGTCAAACTTGAGATTAGCAAATGTTCACACCTTGAGTCTTCGCTCCCCATAGAGTTGTTCCCAAAACTTACCCGCCTAGATATAATAGGGTGTAAGGATTTGGAATCTCTTGCAGTCTCAGAACAGCATGAACATGATGGAATAACAGACCTCAACAGCTGTCTCCATACGTTAATAATTGATCGTGGCCTCTCACTTATTTCCCTTCCTAGGGGTGATTCACTCTCTGCATTGAAAATGCTTTTGATCAATGACTGTAAGAAGTTGGAGCTCCCCATGCACCGGCAATATTCATCTCTCAGTGAATTGTCCTTGACAGCTTCATGTGATTCTCTCACATTCTTTCCATTAGACCTATTCCCAAAGCTGAAGAGTATCAAAATTTACGGGTGTATGAATCTGAAATCTCTTGAGCAACACGGACGTGATTCAGTGATATCACAAATTAAAATCCATAATTGTCCTAATTTTGTATCTTTTCCGAAAGGAGGATTGCGTGCCCCTGCCCTTACAAAGTTTTCCATAGGAGGTTTTAACAGTCTGAGGTCAATGCCAGATAAGATGCACCTGCTACTTCCGTCTCTTCAGTCGTTAGAGATACTAGATTGTCCAGAAGTTGAGTCGTTTCCTGAAGGGGGATTGCCTTCCAACCTGAAGGAAATTACGATCCACagatgtaacaaactcaatgaGAGCCGGATGGGATGGGGTTTGCAAAAACTTTCATCTCTTGTATCTTTGAAAATCGATGGTGAAACAGAAGATGTGGAGTCTTTTCCAGGGATAGGGTTGCTGCCCTCCAGTCTGACGCATCCTGGAATCTATGAATTTACACATTTGAAATGTTTGGACAATGAGGGGTTTCAACACCTCACTTTCTTCAACAACTGGAGATCAGTGGCTGCCCCAACCTCAAGTACATGCCAGAAGAGGGCTTGCCTGCCTCCCTTGACATATTAA